The sequence GATGGACGCCGAGCGCCGAGGTCGGCTCGTCGAGGATCAGCACCCGCGCACCGTGATAGACGGCGCGGGCGATCGCCACGCACTGCCGCTCGCCGCCGGAAAGCGTTCCGACCGCCTGCTCCGGGTCGCGCACGTTGATGCCCATGCGGTTGAGTTCGTCATGGACGATCTCGTTTGCCTTCTTCATGTCGAGCCGCCGCGTGATGAAGCGGCCGCGGGTCGGCTCGCGACCGAGGAAGAAGTTCCGCGTGATCGACATCAGCGGGATCATCGCCAGATCCTGGAAGACGGTGGCGATGCCCTTGTCGAGCGCCTGGCGCGGGTTGTCGAACACCGTCGGCACGCCGTCGACGCGCATCTCGCCTGAAGTCGGCTGGTGGACGCCGGCGAGCATCTTGATGAGCGTCGACTTGCCGGCGCCGTTGTCGCCGAGCAGGCAGTGCACCTCGCCGGGTCGGACGGCGATGGAGATGTCCTGCAGCGCGACGACGATGCCGAACGCCTTGCCGACATGATCGAGTTCGAGGATCGGCGCCGTCTGCGAAATGTCGCCCGTCATCACCGGCCCTCCGTCGCCTTGCGGCGCACATAGTTGTTGAAGAGCACCGCGATCAGCACCATCAGGCCGAGGAAGACCATGAACCAGTCGCTG comes from Pseudoxanthobacter soli DSM 19599 and encodes:
- a CDS encoding ATP-binding cassette domain-containing protein, which translates into the protein MTGDISQTAPILELDHVGKAFGIVVALQDISIAVRPGEVHCLLGDNGAGKSTLIKMLAGVHQPTSGEMRVDGVPTVFDNPRQALDKGIATVFQDLAMIPLMSITRNFFLGREPTRGRFITRRLDMKKANEIVHDELNRMGINVRDPEQAVGTLSGGERQCVAIARAVYHGARVLILDEPTSALGVHQASIVLRYIAQARSRGIGVVFITHNIHHAYPIGDVFTLLNRGRVHGTFRKAEITETEVLELMAGRRDLQHLQAELARIPAAAPPGAAAH